In the Telopea speciosissima isolate NSW1024214 ecotype Mountain lineage chromosome 2, Tspe_v1, whole genome shotgun sequence genome, one interval contains:
- the LOC122652751 gene encoding probably inactive leucine-rich repeat receptor-like protein kinase IMK2: MDNQNQVFSGFSRYPLELLQHLKKSKASHCRISSKKKEKWKSQSSCKDPLQHFGFPNKFFLCTRLFLLLQLLVLTFQSVSSQGWDGVVVTQADYQALQAFKHDLIDPKRVLRSWNDSGYGACSGGWVGIKCVKGQVILIQLPWKGLSGRISETIGQLPALRKLSLHDNDIGGMIPYSLGFLPDLRGVTLFNNRLSGSIPASLGSCPLLQTLDVSNNSLTGTIPASLANSTKLYRLNLSFNSLTGSIPAAITSSPSLTFLALQYNNLSGSIPDNWGGTKENTFYQLQSLTLDHNSFSGSIPISLSKMSRLEEISLSHNQINGTIPNEIGKLSRLQTLDLSDNAIHGNFPASLYNLSSLVQLNLQGNRLDNQIPEDVNRLQNLSILNLSRNQFNGHIPETIGNISNLTQLDLSQNRLTGGIPASLANLINLNSFNVSHNNLSGPVPFLLSEKFNSTSFVGNLQLCGYSASTPCPSSAPPPPSPSPKISKPHHRKLNTKDIILIAAGALLAVLLLLCCILLCCLIRKRAASKATNGQTGGTAPAAAARGEKGGPAMGTEVEAGGEAGGKLVHFDGPLVFTADDLLCATAEIMGKSTYGTAYKATLEDGKQVAVKRLREKIAKSQREFEVEVNALGKIRHPNLLALRAYYLGPKGEKLLVFDFMPKGSLASFLHARGPDTPIDWPTRMNIAMGTTRGLCYLHTNENMVHGNLTSGNILLDENTNANIADYGLSRLMTTAANSNVIATAGALGYRAPELSKLKKANTKTDVYSLGVIILELLTGKSPGQAMNGVDLPQWVASIVKEEWTNEVFDLELMRDASTTGDELLNTLKLALHCVDPSPAARPEVQQVLQQLEEIKPEIAASAASSGDDGAGVPSTSE, from the exons ATGGATAATCAAAATCAGGTCTTCAGTGGATTTAGTAGATACCCATTAGAGCTTCTTCAGCACCTGAAGAAATCAAAAGCTTCTCATTGTCGGATTTCTAgtaaaaagaaggagaaatggaAGAGTCAGTCATCCTGCAAAGACCCACTTCAGCATTTTGGGTTCCCGAACAAGTTTTTCCTCTGTACGCGcttgttcttgcttcttcaacTACTCGTATTAACCTTCCAATCTGTCTCTAGCCAAGGGTGGGATGGGGTCGTTGTTACTCAGGCAGACTACCAAGCTCTGCAAGCCTTCAAACACGATTTAATCGATCCTAAACGGGTCTTGCGGAGCTGGAATGACAGTGGCTATGGAGCTTGTTCAGGAGGGTGGGTAGGGATCAAGTGCGTTAAAGGGCAGGTTATACTGATCCAGCTCCCTTGGAAGGGATTGAGTGGCCGAATCTCTGAGACGATAGGCCAACTCCCAGCACTTCGAAAGCTTAGTCTCCACGACAATGACATTGGGGGTATGATTCCTTATTCTCTAGGTTTCCTTCCTGATCTCAGAGGAGTTACTCTATTCAACAATAGACTTTCAGGTTCAATCCCTGCTTCACTTGGTTCCTGTCCTTTGCTTCAGACTCTTGATGTTAGTAACAATTCACTAACTGGAACAATCCCTGCTAGTCTCGCCAACTCTACCAAGCTTTACAGACTCAACCTCAGCTTCAACTCTCTGACAGGTTCGATCCCAGCTGCAATCACCAGCTCCCCTTCTCTGACCTTCCTAGCTCTCCAATACAATAATCTCTCTGGTTCTATTCCTGATAATTGGGGAGGAACCAAAGAGAACACATTTTATCAGCTTCAGTCCTTAACCCTCGATCATAACTCTTTCTCTGGAAGCATTCCTATTTCATTGAGCAAGATGAGTAGGTTAGAAGAGATTTCTCTGAGTCATAACCAGATAAATGGAACCATACCCAATGAAATAGGGAAGCTTTCAAGACTTCAAACACTAGATTTGTCTGACAATGCCATTCATGGAAACTTTCCTGCTAGTCTCTACAACCTCTCCTCCCTTGTTCAATTGAATCTTCAGGGCAACCGACTCGACAATCAAATCCCAGAAGACGTGAACAGACTACAGAATCTATCCATTCTCAACCTGAGTAGAAACCAGTTCAACGGCCACATACCAGAGACTATTGGAAACATCTCCAACCTCACCCAACTAGATTTATCCCAAAATAGACTCACAGGAGGAATTCCAGCTTCTCTTGCCAATCTGATCAATCTAAATTCTTTCAATGTCTCCCACAACAACCTCTCTGGTCctgttccctttctcctatccGAAAAATTCAACTCAACCTCTTTTGTTGGGAACCTTCAACTTTGTGGATACAGTGCTTCGACACCTTGTCCTTCTTCTGCTcctccaccaccatcaccatcaccgaAGATTTCCAAGCCCCACCATCGCAAACTGAATACAAAAGACATAATTCTCATAGCCGCTGGAGCTCTCCTGGCGGTTTTGCTTTTATTGTGTTGTATCTTGTTGTGCTGTTTAATCCGGAAAAGGGCTGCTTCCAAAGCAACAAATGGACAGACGGGTGGAACAGCTCCGGCGGCAGCAGCGAGAGGCGAGAAGGGTGGACCTGCTATGGGAACCGAAGTTGAAGCAGGGGGTGAGGCAGGAGGGAAGTTAGTCCACTTCGATGGGCCATTAGTGTTCACAGCAGATGATCTTTTGTGTGCAACAGCTGAGATAATGGGGAAGAGTACTTATGGGACTGCGTACAAGGCAACATTAGAGGATGGGAAACAAGTTGCAGTGAAGAGATTGAGGGAGAAGATCGCCAAGAGTCAAAGGGAATTTGAAGTGGAAGTGAATGCATTGGGGAAGATTCGACACCCAAATCTCTTAGCCCTCAGGGCCTACTATTTAGGACCCAAAGGAGAAAAGCTTCTTGTGTTTGATTTTATGCCTAAAGGGAGTCTTGCATCTTTCCTCCATG CTCGCGGACCCGACACACCGATCGATTGGCCAACAAGGATGAACATAGCCATGGGTACAACAAGAGGCTTGTGCTACCTTCACACCAATGAGAACATGGTGCACGGGAACCTGACCTCAGGAAATATCCTGCTGGATGAGAACACCAATGCCAACATTGCAGACTATGGCCTCTCTAGGCTCATGACCACTGCTGCAAATTCCAATGTGATTGCCACTGCTGGGGCGCTAGGGTATCGAGCACCAGAGCTCTCAAAGCTCAAGAAGGCCAATACAAAGACAGATGTGTATAGCCTTGGggtgatcatattagagcttcTTACAGGGAAATCTCCAGGTCAGGCAATGAATGGTGTTGATTTACCCCAGTGGGTAGCATCTATTGTTAAGGAAGAGTGGACTAATGAGGTGTTTGATCTGGAGCTGATGAGAGACGCCTCAACTACGGGTGATGAGTTGCTTAACACCTTGAAATTGGCTCTGCATTGTGTTGATCCTTCACCAGCTGCAAGGCCGGAAGTCCAACAAGTGCTCCAGCAATTGGAAGAGATAAAACCAGAAATAGCTGCCAGTGCTGCAAGCTCTGGAGATGATGGTGCTGGAGTGCCATCAACAAGTGAATAA